The Pirellulales bacterium DNA segment ACGTCGCTGGCTCGCTAGCCGAACGTGATCACGATGCGCCGTTTTGTGTGATCACGATGCCGGAATCCGTGATCACGATGTGCCGTTTTGTGTGATCACGATGCCGCGGAATCGGTGATCACGATGCGCCGGAACACGCAGGTAGACCGGCAGCGACATCCCGCACTCGGAACCGCGACCGGCCGAACGAGCGCCGCTCGGCAAGCTCGCGCGCTTAGCCAGCAAAGCCGCTGCGATGCGGACCGCCGTTATGAAGTGGTCGACGATCGTTTGCCACTGACGTGCGCCGGTGCCCCGCCGCTTGAACGTGCAACTGAGCTGGCGACCTGCGCCGCCGACGTAGAGAACTGTTCGTCCAGTCATTGAATTCCAACTCTTTCTGGAAGTTTCTGGCCTCCGGATGTTGGCTACTGGCGGAGCAGCGATTGGCGCTGAGATGGGAGAACCAATTTTTCGCCGTTTTTGGCTTTATTTCCCTTTGCTCTCGCAGGCTTACGAAAAACTCATCTTTTTTTGGCGCCGCGCGACCGCCTGGACGTGGCGGGCTAAAGCGACACATGGAAGGACTTGGCGCGCGCCGCCGCGATGCTCGTGACACCTGCTCTCAGCGGGCGCTCGCGAGCGAGCCGAGGGCAGCCGCTATCGTGGCGGACGGCCGGGGCCGCGGGCGACGACTTTCGCCGGGGCCAGAAGCGCGCTGCCCTGCACACCGAGGTGGTGGGCGAGCGCCGCTACCGTGGACACGCGGACGTCGTACTCGCCTGCCTCGAGCCGCTGGAGGCGGCGAACGTCCCCTTTGAGTGCTGCCTCAGCCAGGTCCTCTTGCGACATCCCCAACTGTTCGCGCGCTCGACGGACGTTCGCCGCGAAGTACTCCGACAGCGGCTCGGGGCGTGAGCGCGGCACCCCTTAGGCGGTATCGGAATACCGCGTTCTTAATTACGGTATAATTCTACCGTATTTCCTCGGAATCGGCTAAGAACGGCTCGTTTGTGAGATCGAGCGGAAAACCGCGGGGAAGGAAACACCGGATGAACAGGCTGCTGCTGTTGCTATCAATGCTGACAATCCTTGCGGCCGGGTGCGCGTACGACGCTCCCCCCGCTGCCGCACCTCAACCCGCAGCGCCCGAGGTGCGACGCGAGCCCCAGCTCACCGGAGACGACCTGGAGCAGGCCATTGAGAAGAACGGGCGTGAGCGCGCGCGCAAGCAGGCGGAGGCAAGAGAGCGCGCCGCCGAGCGCGACCGGCAGCGCGAAGAAGCCAACGACGCGCAGGACGCGGCCGAAAGCCCTGCGGAGCGATCCGAACGGCAGAAGAAGGCTGCGACGTCCCAGCACGCCGTCGACAGCGCCGTCTACGGCCTCAAGCGCGGCGATCCGAACGACCCAACCGACCATGGTGTCCCCGCATATCCAGAGGTTCCTGAGCACGGTGCCGAGCAGCCCTAAACTGTCTCACTCCAATGCGCCCGGCCGGCTGAAGCGGCTAGTCACGGAACGAGCGAGGCACGGACCGTCGCTGATGCAGGACTCGAGAGCGGCGCCTGTAGCCGGTACGGGGAGTGACTCCATTACACTGGTGCCTAAGAGCCAATCTTGAGCAGCTCAATCGGAGCGCCCGGCCTGAACGGAGGCCGGGCGCGACCGGTCCTATCTAATTACCGTGTGCACGGTTGGTCGACGTGGATGGGGAACGGTCTGTTCCGCCACTCGACGCGACCGCTGGGCAAGCGGCGAGAGTGTCGAAAAATTATCCGACCGCCGCAATGAATGCATGAAGCCATGGGTACCTCCTTTCTGAAGTGCCCCTGGCGGCAGCGCACGCTTGCGTTCGCTGATAGGTGAACTACCGTAGAACTCGAGCTGAGCGTTCGGTGCTGCCCTCCAAGGGGTGCTGGGCGGCCAGTGTAAGAAGCTCGGGTTGCACCCCGAGCTTCTTGCTTTGTGGTGTCCCGCCGGCGCACCACTGCAATTCGATCGCCGAATGCGATCCGAGATTCTTTATTCAAGGCGCGCCGCCTTCAACGTCGAGCGCCACCAAGTCGAGAAGTTTTGTTAGCTTCAATACGTCTTGCTTCGTGAGCCGAGCTGGCACGCGGAGCACGGCCTGGCCCGACGAAAGCGTTAGCTGAAACGTTTGTCCGTCGGACTGCATGTCTGCGGAGCGGGGTTCGGCCGCGCGCGGTTCGGCTGCGCGCGGTTCGGCTGCGC contains these protein-coding regions:
- a CDS encoding helix-turn-helix transcriptional regulator, encoding MPRSRPEPLSEYFAANVRRAREQLGMSQEDLAEAALKGDVRRLQRLEAGEYDVRVSTVAALAHHLGVQGSALLAPAKVVARGPGRPPR